The following coding sequences are from one Candidatus Sysuiplasma acidicola window:
- a CDS encoding NAD(P)/FAD-dependent oxidoreductase, which produces MFFKDEYDVVVVGAGPSGSTTARYAAMNGAKVLLVEKRQEIGSPVRCGEGVSMEIFKHVDIKPDPSWFVNEVTGARIFGPSGKHILIDAKNAGDEVGAVIERDAFDKHLATLAARAGAEITTKTAVTSLLRDDGQITGVRVRRMGEYHDVAARLIVGADGFESQVARWAGINTNLKTRDTTSNLQYRMVGLDLDPRFTDFYIGSVAPGGYVWIFPKSRDTANVGIGLLLSRIKGPNEAKDYLDAFIEKDERFRNAEILETVSGGVSVSAPLDCVTADGIMLVGDAARMIDPLTGGGISNGVIAGSVCGRVAAESVRAHDVSKKFLQRYEEGWRDLLEEKLYRDYMAKEKLISLDDHTLDMLIDALSGATMENLSTREILKAVRSKYPQLVKEFEDLI; this is translated from the coding sequence ATGTTCTTCAAGGACGAATACGACGTCGTTGTCGTGGGGGCAGGCCCTTCGGGCAGCACGACTGCGAGATACGCAGCCATGAATGGAGCGAAAGTGCTGCTGGTCGAGAAGAGGCAGGAGATAGGCTCACCTGTACGCTGCGGCGAAGGAGTGTCGATGGAGATTTTCAAGCACGTCGACATTAAGCCTGATCCGTCCTGGTTCGTGAATGAGGTTACGGGAGCCAGGATTTTTGGTCCATCCGGGAAGCACATACTGATTGATGCGAAGAATGCAGGGGATGAAGTTGGTGCAGTCATTGAGAGAGATGCCTTTGACAAGCACCTCGCAACGCTTGCCGCGAGAGCCGGCGCAGAGATTACGACCAAGACTGCGGTGACATCACTGCTCAGGGACGACGGCCAGATTACAGGCGTAAGGGTCAGGAGAATGGGAGAGTATCATGATGTTGCGGCCAGGCTGATTGTCGGAGCCGACGGCTTCGAATCACAGGTTGCAAGATGGGCTGGCATTAACACAAATCTGAAGACGAGGGATACCACCTCCAATCTGCAGTACAGGATGGTCGGACTGGATCTGGATCCGCGGTTCACTGATTTCTACATAGGCTCCGTTGCTCCGGGCGGATATGTCTGGATATTCCCAAAGAGCAGGGATACGGCGAATGTTGGCATCGGGCTGCTTCTGTCGAGAATAAAAGGTCCAAACGAGGCGAAGGATTACCTGGATGCATTCATAGAAAAAGACGAGCGTTTCAGGAATGCCGAAATACTAGAGACTGTGAGCGGCGGCGTTTCTGTGAGTGCCCCGCTTGACTGCGTGACGGCAGACGGCATCATGCTGGTGGGTGATGCAGCCCGCATGATAGATCCGCTGACCGGCGGCGGGATTAGCAATGGCGTTATCGCAGGCAGCGTCTGCGGCAGGGTAGCCGCTGAGTCTGTCAGGGCGCACGATGTTTCAAAAAAATTTCTGCAGAGGTACGAAGAGGGATGGCGCGATCTTCTTGAGGAGAAGCTCTACAGGGATTACATGGCCAAGGAGAAACTGATATCGCTTGACGACCACACGCTGGACATGCTCATAGATGCCCTCTCGGGCGCGACGATGGAGAATCTGTCCACCAGGGAAATACTCAAGGCGGTCAGGTCAAAATATCCGCAGCTGGTCAAGGAATTCGAAGATCTGATATGA
- a CDS encoding DUF1295 domain-containing protein → MFFTGYFGLQDSVIAVTIAAMVVSTVRKQPTDSTHWIPFTMFSLMRLLAGGAVVLVSLITPFRQDTVLYYALSTVGMVITLAGAVFFFGAKAPASQIIREGGDEGPELSPSGLYRFCRHPLYFGVILISAGVAVDFASPAGAVLWAALLVPIVFMSVKSIDAYWAARTGSVYEQYAKQVNLLLPSRRKSWKRVL, encoded by the coding sequence ATGTTCTTCACAGGTTACTTCGGCCTGCAGGACTCCGTCATAGCCGTCACGATTGCGGCAATGGTCGTTTCGACAGTCAGAAAACAGCCTACGGATTCCACACACTGGATTCCATTCACTATGTTCAGTCTGATGCGTCTGCTTGCCGGGGGAGCCGTTGTGCTCGTTTCCCTAATCACACCGTTCAGGCAGGACACAGTGCTGTATTATGCGTTATCCACTGTGGGAATGGTTATCACGCTCGCCGGAGCCGTCTTCTTCTTTGGAGCCAAGGCACCAGCATCACAGATCATAAGGGAAGGCGGCGATGAAGGACCCGAACTCTCGCCATCCGGTCTCTACCGTTTCTGCAGGCATCCCCTTTACTTCGGCGTCATACTGATTTCGGCGGGCGTGGCGGTGGATTTTGCGAGTCCTGCAGGTGCGGTGCTGTGGGCCGCCTTATTAGTTCCAATCGTGTTCATGTCCGTCAAGTCGATAGATGCGTACTGGGCAGCCAGAACAGGCTCCGTCTACGAGCAATACGCGAAACAGGTAAATTTGCTTCTCCCGTCGCGCAGAAAATCATGGAAACGCGTATTATAA
- a CDS encoding ABC transporter permease, translating into MKLSHILSDLVIYFKNFTRSREGVFFTFIFPIILIAVFGSIFSGGTGGSVPLYVQNLNGTTSITSEFLTALNQTHLVKVHMIPADANVQHYVTQHSVTAALVIPAGFTNAVQTNTTTSLPFYYNPAQSSAQIAQQAINLVVEHFNARISGAHSVISVIQSTNSVVATSYIDYLIPGLIGFTILTSPMFMMTYIVSSYKKEKIFRQFSLTPLTKGEWLFSRFTGSFIIALLSAAEMILTGVVLFHAHVILTILILPFILIGVVLFVSLGTLAGALARTEEGASVIGNIITFPMMFLAGTFFPVSTMPSWLQGIAHVLPLYYIIDGLNSVMIYTNNAEALFDAAVSVILAALFFVAAMAVFSWKEE; encoded by the coding sequence ATGAAACTTTCACATATACTGAGCGATCTCGTCATATACTTCAAGAATTTCACACGCAGCCGCGAGGGTGTATTTTTCACATTCATATTCCCGATAATTCTCATTGCTGTGTTCGGTTCCATCTTCTCTGGAGGAACCGGCGGAAGCGTTCCGCTGTATGTGCAGAATCTGAACGGAACAACCAGTATTACTTCCGAATTTCTTACAGCACTGAACCAGACGCATCTTGTTAAGGTGCATATGATCCCCGCAGATGCAAATGTGCAGCACTACGTCACGCAACACTCCGTAACGGCCGCGCTGGTCATTCCGGCCGGCTTCACTAATGCCGTTCAGACCAATACAACCACGAGCCTGCCGTTTTACTACAACCCGGCACAGTCTTCAGCGCAGATTGCCCAGCAGGCGATCAACCTCGTTGTTGAACATTTCAACGCCCGGATTAGCGGCGCCCATAGCGTCATAAGCGTGATTCAGAGCACTAATTCCGTCGTCGCCACGAGCTATATCGACTACCTCATACCAGGACTGATTGGATTTACGATTCTTACTTCCCCCATGTTCATGATGACATACATCGTGAGTTCATACAAGAAGGAGAAGATTTTCAGACAGTTTTCGCTGACGCCGCTGACAAAGGGCGAATGGCTCTTTTCACGATTCACAGGTTCGTTCATCATTGCCCTTCTCTCTGCAGCTGAGATGATTCTGACAGGAGTGGTCCTGTTCCACGCGCACGTGATACTGACGATTCTGATTCTGCCGTTCATACTGATTGGTGTCGTGCTGTTTGTTTCGCTCGGCACGCTAGCAGGAGCACTGGCAAGAACTGAAGAAGGAGCGTCGGTCATAGGCAACATAATCACATTTCCCATGATGTTTCTTGCAGGCACATTTTTCCCGGTTTCCACGATGCCATCGTGGCTGCAGGGCATTGCGCACGTCCTTCCTCTCTATTACATCATAGACGGACTAAACTCCGTGATGATTTACACAAACAATGCAGAAGCGCTGTTCGATGCTGCTGTTTCAGTTATTCTGGCAGCCCTGTTCTTCGTGGCGGCAATGGCGGTGTTCAGCTGGAAGGAGGAATGA
- a CDS encoding aldo/keto reductase: MDSLVFGVKKKVAMPDIGLGTWRIGGSFTPDSSHDVADIAAIKKAIGMGYRLIDTAEMYGGGHSEELVGIAAGDSDVFIATKVWQTNLRYDDLLSAARRSLKRLKRKHIDLYQIHWPSDDIPLRETMKAMEKLADDGVITHIGVSNFGVELLEDARSYLSRHDIFSDQVSYSVAHREPENGLTEYCRKHGIGIIAYEPLAKGKVFEGRVGRVLAEASEMVARTRSQVALNWLMCKHALPIPKSIDFNHLAENFGSSGWRLPAKVLKFIDDSLRQ; this comes from the coding sequence ATGGATTCACTGGTGTTTGGGGTCAAAAAGAAAGTCGCGATGCCGGATATCGGCCTGGGAACGTGGAGAATTGGCGGCAGCTTCACGCCGGACAGCTCGCATGACGTCGCAGATATCGCCGCGATAAAGAAGGCGATTGGCATGGGTTATCGTCTCATAGACACCGCCGAGATGTATGGAGGCGGCCATTCCGAAGAACTCGTCGGCATCGCCGCGGGAGACAGCGATGTCTTCATTGCAACAAAAGTCTGGCAGACAAATCTACGGTATGATGATCTGCTGAGTGCTGCACGCAGAAGCCTGAAAAGGCTGAAACGGAAACACATAGATCTCTATCAGATACACTGGCCCAGCGACGATATACCCTTGCGCGAAACAATGAAGGCAATGGAGAAACTCGCAGATGACGGTGTGATTACACATATCGGCGTAAGCAACTTCGGAGTGGAGCTTCTGGAGGATGCACGCAGCTACCTCTCAAGGCACGATATTTTCTCTGACCAGGTCTCGTACAGCGTGGCCCACAGGGAGCCGGAAAACGGACTCACCGAATACTGCAGAAAGCATGGCATAGGCATCATCGCATATGAACCGCTAGCGAAGGGAAAGGTCTTCGAAGGCAGGGTCGGTAGAGTCCTGGCCGAAGCATCCGAAATGGTGGCCAGAACACGGTCGCAGGTTGCGCTTAACTGGCTCATGTGCAAACATGCGCTGCCCATACCAAAATCCATCGATTTCAATCACCTGGCCGAGAATTTCGGATCTTCGGGCTGGCGGCTGCCGGCGAAGGTGCTGAAGTTTATTGATGATTCACTTCGGCAGTGA
- a CDS encoding ABC transporter ATP-binding protein, with translation MSEIAIAAHGLVKSYGEIKAVDGLTLNIRRGEVYSLLGPNGAGKTTTIEMLEGLRHPDAGSISILSMDPWKNTLELRKRVGVIPQGFNFIGKITPREAIRHYCILFGVRDNSKELLSLVDLTDMTNVYFEHLSGGQKQKLGLCLSMVNDPEVIFLDEPTTGLDPQARRNMWDVIKRLKSEGKTLLLTTHYLEEAERLADRVGIVDHGRMLAEGTPDDIIREHGNGLYLRISGNPGLASRIRSATGLECTSADGLVDVKIDANENIVNVLRVVESEHAKLDVLELRKEGLEDVFVRMVGKVEAD, from the coding sequence TTGAGCGAAATTGCTATTGCAGCTCATGGGCTCGTCAAAAGCTACGGCGAGATAAAGGCGGTGGATGGTCTCACACTCAATATCAGGAGAGGAGAGGTTTACAGCCTGCTCGGACCCAACGGCGCCGGCAAGACGACAACGATAGAAATGCTAGAGGGACTCAGGCATCCAGACGCTGGAAGCATATCCATCCTGTCAATGGATCCATGGAAAAACACACTGGAACTCAGGAAGAGGGTCGGCGTCATACCGCAGGGATTCAATTTCATAGGCAAGATAACGCCGAGGGAAGCCATACGCCATTACTGTATACTGTTCGGTGTGCGCGACAACTCAAAAGAGCTGCTTTCACTGGTGGACCTGACTGACATGACCAATGTCTACTTTGAGCATCTTTCCGGGGGCCAGAAACAGAAGCTTGGGCTCTGTCTCTCCATGGTAAATGATCCGGAAGTGATCTTTCTCGACGAGCCGACCACCGGTCTTGACCCTCAGGCCAGAAGAAACATGTGGGATGTTATAAAGAGGCTGAAGTCCGAGGGAAAGACGCTACTGCTGACGACGCACTATCTGGAGGAGGCCGAGAGGCTGGCAGACAGAGTTGGTATCGTTGACCACGGCAGGATGCTCGCCGAAGGCACCCCGGATGACATAATCAGGGAGCACGGAAACGGGCTCTACCTCAGAATAAGCGGAAATCCCGGGCTCGCTTCCAGAATCAGGAGTGCAACGGGCCTGGAATGCACGAGCGCCGACGGACTGGTGGATGTCAAAATAGATGCGAATGAGAACATAGTGAATGTGCTCAGGGTTGTTGAGTCTGAACATGCGAAACTGGATGTTCTGGAGCTGAGGAAGGAAGGACTCGAGGACGTGTTTGTCAGAATGGTGGGAAAGGTGGAGGCAGACTGA
- a CDS encoding PAS domain-containing protein, which translates to MDDAPTEQMSEVRPSLSALINSMTEAVVITDMRMRILELNRTAGEMLGGQEAGMELNLGSSEWENSKLDALLHLSTGKSFEFQCNIAERQCTATFTPVITGEEVNAVYCQIRQTAESETPDGKLSAFLNAFSEPLFIMTRQGKIADCNAAAASLTSSIGFETCRGIEFLEMVGKSHRVDFVEMFKKCQSEGHAAQAELEMSGPQGKSVSVQFAMSAIGAVTVAGLFLLCVQGAKEKGVREGGTSEDERAAGRNVGRLMKELHPFTERSTYFSILAGKLSETGVADAVIIFSNEGDKISVIAQAACPPALSRRILSRDYDFPFETPLVRSGVPVIIDQVSPHFQEFCKLYRGYSSMLIVPVKTGRAVAGSIAVLRREDGKTVAEDLTFLREVSDMVGDKLPTFVRIEELRHLNLMFERLDGLASRFEAEARLSMLHASIAREYRLLLHAETSCTFFQRPGAMAFVCVASEGHRLRHTAGEMLSLPPEFLSAIPETVEKASARHETLLHMLGCQDGNVVYIIPHNAAGYRGFTAAVLAKGREPDWMELSIAERSRRHVDYVLSAAERISSLEMAVHRARLLNLVSEACISASDPATRLELLMRYLTDAIPDSDATACVVRGNSIVSRTVYRKPRPSSRIPTLPAGLDEHIIEASRSMKTSLIKGSIASAQSSSTGGPDSNYLLVPVCGHEGGATVVVISVQHLRRLEYGEIEFAEFLSAAAVEYGRTTGEALRNVSESTFASSLSSLLGGVLSAPPEIPFPAAFSSEISRFVPHDDLLLLVEEGDGFGRKVFSLKTNASRTKGTIISLAEIEEVLENDGMRQDEGATQITSLFGTVKGHAIAHRLRDRSGRTAGILMLWRNASGAFSDYERRLVHSAVLAASGALCRNLS; encoded by the coding sequence ATGGATGATGCACCGACGGAGCAGATGAGCGAAGTACGGCCGAGTCTGAGCGCCCTGATTAATTCGATGACCGAAGCTGTCGTCATAACAGACATGAGGATGCGCATTCTCGAATTGAACAGAACGGCAGGAGAAATGCTCGGTGGTCAGGAAGCTGGCATGGAGCTGAATCTGGGTAGCAGTGAATGGGAGAATTCGAAGCTCGACGCTCTCCTTCATCTATCGACTGGTAAGAGTTTCGAATTCCAGTGCAATATTGCTGAAAGGCAATGCACCGCGACATTCACACCCGTTATAACCGGAGAAGAAGTCAACGCTGTCTATTGCCAGATCAGGCAGACTGCCGAGTCAGAAACGCCTGACGGAAAGCTGTCTGCATTTCTGAACGCGTTCAGCGAACCTCTCTTCATAATGACAAGGCAGGGAAAGATTGCCGACTGCAACGCAGCCGCCGCATCACTGACTTCATCGATTGGTTTTGAAACCTGCAGAGGCATAGAATTTCTCGAGATGGTCGGAAAATCCCACAGGGTTGACTTTGTTGAGATGTTCAAGAAGTGCCAGTCCGAAGGTCACGCGGCACAGGCAGAGCTGGAGATGTCCGGCCCACAAGGTAAATCGGTTTCAGTTCAGTTTGCGATGTCTGCCATCGGTGCTGTTACAGTGGCGGGTTTGTTTCTGCTCTGCGTGCAGGGGGCGAAGGAGAAGGGTGTTCGTGAGGGCGGGACGTCTGAAGATGAACGTGCTGCGGGCCGCAATGTGGGCCGGCTCATGAAGGAACTCCACCCGTTCACAGAGAGAAGCACATATTTCAGCATCCTTGCCGGAAAGCTGTCGGAGACCGGAGTTGCAGATGCCGTGATCATTTTCAGTAATGAGGGGGATAAAATAAGCGTTATCGCGCAGGCTGCCTGTCCGCCTGCTCTCTCCAGGCGGATTCTTTCCCGTGACTATGATTTTCCTTTCGAAACCCCTCTTGTAAGAAGCGGCGTGCCCGTAATTATTGACCAGGTGAGCCCTCATTTCCAAGAGTTCTGCAAGCTGTACAGGGGATACTCGTCAATGCTTATTGTGCCTGTGAAGACAGGAAGGGCAGTTGCGGGTTCGATAGCCGTGCTTCGCAGGGAAGATGGAAAAACAGTGGCAGAAGACCTCACATTCCTAAGGGAGGTATCCGACATGGTCGGAGACAAGCTGCCAACCTTCGTACGAATAGAGGAACTCAGGCACCTGAATCTGATGTTTGAACGGCTGGATGGCCTGGCATCACGCTTTGAAGCGGAGGCGAGGCTAAGCATGCTCCACGCCTCCATTGCAAGGGAATACAGGCTGCTGCTGCATGCGGAGACATCCTGCACCTTCTTTCAACGTCCGGGTGCAATGGCATTTGTCTGCGTTGCTTCCGAGGGACACAGGCTCAGACACACCGCGGGCGAAATGCTGTCCCTTCCTCCCGAATTCCTTTCCGCCATACCGGAAACAGTGGAGAAGGCATCGGCGCGTCATGAGACGCTATTGCACATGCTCGGGTGCCAGGACGGGAACGTCGTGTACATTATACCGCACAATGCCGCAGGTTATCGAGGTTTCACTGCAGCTGTATTGGCAAAAGGCCGTGAGCCTGACTGGATGGAGCTCTCTATCGCAGAACGATCCAGGCGTCATGTCGACTACGTTCTCTCTGCTGCAGAACGCATTTCGTCACTGGAGATGGCTGTTCACAGGGCCCGTCTTCTGAATCTGGTATCGGAAGCATGTATTTCAGCATCAGATCCGGCGACAAGGCTGGAACTGCTAATGAGATATCTCACGGATGCCATTCCAGATTCTGACGCAACCGCATGCGTAGTGCGGGGGAACAGCATTGTTTCACGCACTGTCTACAGGAAACCACGGCCGTCGTCGCGTATCCCCACCCTGCCGGCGGGATTGGATGAGCATATAATTGAAGCATCACGTTCTATGAAGACTTCGCTTATCAAAGGCTCAATCGCTTCCGCACAATCGTCTTCTACCGGGGGTCCGGACTCAAATTATCTTCTCGTGCCGGTATGCGGGCATGAGGGAGGCGCCACTGTTGTTGTCATCAGCGTGCAGCACTTGAGGCGGCTGGAATACGGGGAAATCGAATTCGCCGAATTCCTTTCCGCGGCTGCAGTGGAATACGGCAGAACAACCGGCGAAGCGCTGCGTAACGTCTCTGAATCCACATTTGCATCTTCCCTCTCCTCACTGCTGGGCGGAGTGCTGTCGGCTCCCCCTGAAATACCGTTTCCTGCAGCATTCTCGTCGGAGATCAGCAGATTCGTTCCGCACGACGACCTGCTGCTGCTCGTCGAGGAAGGTGACGGTTTCGGGCGGAAAGTTTTCTCGCTTAAAACGAACGCTTCCAGGACAAAGGGAACTATCATTTCACTTGCAGAAATCGAAGAGGTTCTGGAAAATGACGGAATGCGGCAGGATGAAGGAGCAACACAGATTACATCGCTCTTCGGTACTGTTAAGGGTCATGCAATTGCGCACCGTCTGCGCGACCGTTCAGGCCGCACTGCCGGAATCCTGATGCTGTGGAGGAATGCGTCCGGTGCCTTCAGTGACTACGAAAGAAGACTCGTGCACTCGGCCGTTCTAGCAGCTTCCGGTGCGCTCTGCCGCAACCTGTCCTGA
- the hutI gene encoding imidazolonepropionase has translation MKVDSIFECAWIMTPSGNVVRRGESMRDVQFAEDAAIAVLDGRIVACGRRATVKSAHSGRIVSLGDRTVIPAFVDCHSHALFAGSREKELARKLNGESYMDILRSGGGILHTLTKTREAEEDRLILETVPRLRGMLAGGTTCVEVKSGYGLSLEHELKMLDAANRLSSANQTVVPTYMGAHAFPPHAKRSEYISEIINSHLPVVHERGLSALCDVFIEDGAFTPDEGLRILSAAAGLGFRLTAHIDEFSCTGAAEDIAALGAVSVSHLAHTPRSSFPALAASGTTGIVLPSTPLFSMSRRFPDASSMVSEGMSVAIGTDLSPNSWNESMMFSCMLAVYACGLRQEEALTAATLNSAGCIGMSGELGSIEAGKRADFICLDIDTPGKIFYRNSDRMIQAVYSGGVKVRRNTV, from the coding sequence TTGAAGGTTGACTCGATATTCGAATGCGCATGGATCATGACTCCGTCGGGAAATGTGGTCAGGCGCGGCGAGTCGATGCGCGATGTGCAGTTCGCGGAAGATGCTGCAATCGCCGTTCTCGACGGTAGAATCGTGGCCTGCGGAAGAAGGGCAACAGTCAAATCGGCGCACAGCGGAAGGATTGTGTCTCTTGGCGACAGGACAGTCATACCGGCTTTCGTAGACTGCCACAGTCACGCACTGTTTGCGGGCAGCAGGGAGAAGGAGCTTGCAAGAAAATTGAACGGCGAGTCATATATGGATATACTCAGGAGCGGGGGCGGAATACTTCACACGTTGACAAAGACTAGGGAAGCAGAGGAAGACCGGCTGATATTGGAGACAGTTCCGAGGCTGCGCGGAATGCTGGCCGGCGGAACCACGTGCGTAGAGGTAAAGAGCGGATACGGACTCAGCCTGGAGCACGAACTGAAGATGCTCGATGCGGCGAACAGGCTCTCCTCCGCGAACCAGACGGTCGTGCCCACGTATATGGGCGCACACGCCTTTCCTCCTCATGCAAAAAGGTCTGAGTACATATCTGAAATAATAAATTCGCATCTCCCTGTCGTCCATGAAAGAGGACTGTCGGCCCTTTGTGATGTTTTCATCGAGGACGGCGCATTTACTCCGGACGAGGGGCTGCGCATCCTTTCCGCGGCCGCCGGACTCGGATTCAGACTCACGGCGCATATAGATGAGTTCTCATGCACGGGCGCCGCAGAGGATATTGCCGCGCTCGGGGCAGTCAGCGTATCACATCTTGCTCACACTCCAAGAAGCAGTTTTCCGGCTCTTGCAGCGAGCGGAACGACAGGCATAGTGCTGCCCTCCACGCCTTTGTTTTCCATGTCCCGGCGTTTTCCAGATGCGTCGTCCATGGTTTCCGAAGGCATGTCTGTAGCCATCGGCACAGACTTGAGTCCCAATTCATGGAACGAGAGCATGATGTTTTCATGCATGCTGGCCGTTTATGCCTGTGGACTCAGGCAGGAGGAGGCGCTCACTGCCGCCACGCTGAATTCGGCCGGCTGTATCGGCATGTCTGGAGAATTGGGCAGTATCGAGGCTGGGAAGCGGGCCGATTTCATCTGTCTGGATATCGATACACCGGGCAAGATTTTCTACAGAAACTCCGATCGCATGATCCAGGCAGTGTATTCAGGCGGTGTCAAAGTCCGGCGCAATACGGTATGA
- a CDS encoding 4Fe-4S binding protein, producing the protein MELNDDRCMHCGACVGACPANAIYLNEVILDFNDDCTDCGLCVKACPVGALSLIRTRGQKVPVAATA; encoded by the coding sequence ATAGAGCTGAACGACGACAGATGCATGCACTGCGGTGCGTGTGTCGGGGCATGCCCTGCAAACGCAATATACCTCAATGAGGTCATACTGGACTTCAACGACGACTGCACAGACTGCGGTCTTTGTGTAAAAGCGTGTCCGGTAGGCGCGCTTTCGTTGATCAGGACAAGAGGACAGAAAGTGCCTGTTGCGGCCACAGCGTGA
- a CDS encoding TrmB family transcriptional regulator, whose protein sequence is MNLIKLLGENLDELRKEYESVIGVLRNCGLSEYEARSYMALVVLGFGTPQRVAEVAQIPRTSAYKALTMLEGRGYATTSQGKPRVFHPEDPLAKGDEVAENIREAFRKLSLVSGMLSEKGVPQLIYTITGQEKVMEKIAEMIDGSVNRLIISTPAIRDIRKSFGKKFSDAKKRGVKITVITAPSVKLPEHTESYRVTELLATDIVCDGKKALIASPDLSACGFSDNSSLAEHLESFLRLLTNKLALNTPQPSES, encoded by the coding sequence ATGAATCTTATTAAGCTTCTGGGGGAAAATCTGGACGAGTTGCGCAAGGAATACGAGAGCGTCATCGGTGTCCTGAGGAACTGCGGCCTGTCTGAATATGAGGCACGTTCATACATGGCGCTCGTCGTGCTGGGTTTCGGCACACCTCAGAGAGTTGCCGAGGTCGCTCAGATACCCAGAACGTCCGCCTACAAGGCACTGACGATGCTCGAAGGGCGTGGCTATGCTACAACTTCCCAGGGGAAGCCCCGCGTGTTTCACCCGGAGGATCCGCTGGCAAAAGGGGATGAGGTTGCAGAAAACATCAGGGAGGCATTCAGAAAACTGTCACTGGTCAGCGGCATGCTGAGTGAGAAGGGAGTGCCACAGCTCATTTACACGATAACCGGACAGGAAAAGGTCATGGAGAAAATTGCCGAAATGATAGACGGGTCGGTGAACAGACTCATCATTTCCACACCAGCCATCAGGGACATAAGGAAGAGTTTCGGGAAAAAGTTCAGCGATGCCAAGAAGCGCGGTGTGAAGATAACGGTAATAACAGCCCCATCAGTGAAATTGCCGGAGCACACTGAGAGCTACAGGGTTACCGAACTGCTCGCCACAGACATAGTGTGTGACGGCAAGAAGGCGCTCATTGCATCGCCGGACCTTTCCGCCTGCGGATTCTCAGACAACTCCTCGCTTGCCGAGCATCTCGAATCTTTCCTCAGGCTGCTGACAAACAAGCTCGCTCTCAACACTCCGCAGCCTTCCGAGTCCTGA
- the mvk gene encoding mevalonate kinase, with protein MPVSFSAPGKIILFGEHAVVFGEAAIAVAINLRTRTVVTDAEENRFNGLPLRREAHDYPYYSFNLTGAGGKSATVDSSIPAGGGMGSSAALSTSLVAALNNDGNAAKTASIAFNVELSAQGRASPLDTSTSAHGSGVYISSNPVPSELWTVSGGGSTWHIGHVDVRQMTIVAGYTGAGAATGPMVAKVRRLWEKYPTARDAVSEIGTIAPDAMKALHSGDTVALGRLMERNQRLLSVLGVSTKELDHLIEAVRPFSYGAKLTGAGGGGCMIALTDRPEKAAKAIATRGGIPFICSTGEEGLRRDTVEG; from the coding sequence ATGCCTGTCTCCTTTTCCGCTCCCGGCAAGATCATACTGTTTGGAGAGCACGCGGTTGTTTTTGGCGAGGCCGCGATAGCTGTGGCCATCAACCTGAGGACGCGGACAGTCGTCACAGATGCCGAGGAAAACAGATTCAACGGTCTTCCGCTCAGAAGAGAAGCGCACGACTATCCATATTATTCATTCAACCTAACCGGAGCAGGTGGAAAGAGCGCTACAGTGGACTCCTCGATACCGGCAGGAGGAGGCATGGGCTCATCGGCTGCTCTTTCGACATCGCTCGTTGCCGCTCTCAACAATGACGGCAATGCAGCGAAAACCGCATCTATTGCCTTCAATGTAGAACTCTCTGCCCAGGGCAGGGCGAGTCCGCTGGACACTTCCACATCGGCCCACGGTTCCGGCGTTTACATCAGCAGTAATCCGGTGCCGTCGGAGCTGTGGACCGTGAGTGGTGGCGGCAGCACGTGGCACATAGGTCACGTGGACGTCAGACAGATGACTATCGTCGCCGGATATACCGGAGCAGGTGCCGCAACCGGTCCCATGGTCGCGAAGGTCAGAAGGCTATGGGAGAAGTACCCCACAGCGCGGGATGCGGTTTCCGAAATCGGCACTATAGCGCCGGATGCCATGAAGGCACTGCACAGCGGTGATACTGTTGCCCTGGGCCGACTCATGGAAAGGAACCAGCGCCTGCTTTCTGTGCTTGGCGTCAGCACGAAGGAGCTCGACCATCTGATTGAGGCTGTGAGGCCTTTCTCCTACGGAGCCAAACTAACCGGCGCGGGAGGAGGCGGATGCATGATAGCACTCACCGACAGGCCTGAAAAAGCGGCGAAAGCCATTGCCACGCGTGGCGGCATTCCGTTTATCTGCAGCACCGGAGAGGAAGGCCTGAGGAGGGATACGGTTGAAGGTTGA